The genomic region tagtatttttatttttcgaataATAATTACAGATCGAATATTTGACTATTCGTGCACACCCCTATTTTTTCTaccaactgtttccaacatagataataataaaaaaattcttgagcaccaaaacagcattttagATTGATTTCCATAGGATAATTTCAAATTCTACTTCAAAGATTTAGCTTTGccaccacagcaataaattacattttaaaataaatatctgaaaatagaaaacagttattttaaactgtaataatatttcacagtatttatgtttgttttgtttaatgcatgtttttgttttaatttgattGAAAACATTTGTCAGACACACTATGAGTGAATGGAGAATATACCTGAATGCTTTTTCCATTTTTGGCACAGACAACATCACCAGGTTTGTTTGCTTTTCCACTTGGCATGTTTTCACAGAGTGGTGCCAAACCTGAAAAAAGGGAACATGAGATTAGTTTGTGTGACTGAGAAAAGTTATGAAACAGCAGATGTTAAAGCACAGTGTCTCGTGCAGTGGACAGACCGATGATATTGATCGTGAGGTTCAGAGCGGCTGCTGTCACAATAGCAGAACACACAGTGGCTGCTCCGCCCATATCTGCTCTCATGGCATCCATGCCTGACGAGGGCTTCAGAGAGATTCCACCACTGGAATGAAACAGACACACAAGTTGTAGTGGGTGTTTAGACAGAAGCTACTGATGAAGTTTTTAGGTTCTGTCCAGATGTATTTACCTGTCAAAGGTGATTCCTTTACCCACCAGCACAAGAGGAGGCTGTGCAGAGTCTAAACTGCCTTTGTAATGCAGCTCGAGAAAGATGGGAGGCTCCTCTGAGCCTTTAGACACACTGAGAAAAGCCCCCATTTGCTCACTCTCAATCCAAGACTGAGGCCTTAAAGAATGAGAGAGAAATAAATGCAGAAAGTGATGCGAGTCATCGTTAATGAATAGGGTGTTtgactttaaaggggacctattatgcttttttatattttcaactttctttagtgtgtcaTGTTGCTGTttaatatggaagcttgtttccgccactgaataaaaaataaaaaaaagttttgcaactttttatctcaactttctgagataaaaagtcagaattgtgagatgtaaactcacaattcagacttttttctcagaattgcatgatataaagtcgcaaatgagtgttttaaagtcagatttgccagatataaactcgcagttgcgagttataaagtcgcagttgcgagatataaaaaaagtcagtcttttttcctcagaattggactttataacttgcatttgcgagtttatatctcacagtgctgagaaaataagtcagatttctgagatataaactcgcaactgcaagaaaaagtcagaattgcgagtctATTTCTAGCAATGGCAAGTTTATATTCGCAATTTTGAGTGTATATTTCAAATTCTGAAATTATTTCGAacaattgagagtttatatttcacagttctgagaaaagaagtcaaaattgagagatgtaaactcactattgtgagaaaaaaggcagaatttttagataaaatgtcacaattatcttttttattttttatttagtggcagaaacaagtttccatagtttaggatggcttgagggtgagtaaaagcttgggctaatttttatttgaaagtgaactaatcctttaagcatgaaaaggtctgcaaagttacaaagtacAAAGTCACAGGGAgatattctctatatcagtaaaGCACCGTTTCTGAAATCCCTGAAACGGCTTGATTGTAGTCTTCAGTTTTCTTCACGGAACATACAAATCACAATatccctcatttaaataattcccgcctAAGCACACGCAAAGTAAATGGatgaggcctggttgagttgcgtATAGTGTTGAAACCCTTTTTTAAAGGAGGGActggaactaaacagagcgttactgacagactgggaagagaggtgctgcattaatagaaatatatttaaaaaatacggtgttttttaaacattgaaGCATGAAAAGCTAAGTCCTAAAGGGGCATAATACGTCCCCTTTAATGAACTTTGACATCTACCTCTTGTGGACAGTGACTCTATGAGCAAAAGGTGACAGTTTCTGCTCTATAGTGTTTGCGAACACTGTGGGAGTGATGTGATTGGCTGGAGCTTCCATCAGCTGTCTGGCCAGGTTCTGACCGTCCCCATACAGAATGCCTTTCTTCCATGCTGAATCCACACTGCTAAGGAACAAGAAAGAAATTAACTTACAAGAAACAAGATAAAGTGGCAGATTTATTAATATGAGTGTAAGGTGTGCTCTGGGTGTGTGGCTTTATTACAAATCATGTAATAAATTTCCCAAGAAATTGAATACATGAATAgttaaaaatctattttgtaTACCTCCCATGCGGTTGGGTCGTGACACGGACTTTCTTCTTGGTCTTCAGCTCATCATACTCAAAAAGCCCGAGCACAGCGCCCTCTGCTGCTGACTGCCCGTCTCCACAAGTGTCCACCTCGACATGAGCTACCTCCAGATCCTGGAGCTGCCTGCATCCAGCTGTACAAACACAGGCATACTGTATTAGGAACATTTTAATAGTGCATTTTAAACCATGTTCTCACTTTCCAAGACATGTATTGTGAAGatctgaacacaaaaaacatgcTGTGGTCAcaacattatattataattataattttgaaagaaattatcattttgaaagaaaattaaGCATATTTTTTCATGAGAAtcaaaggtttagttcacccaaaaattaaatttattgtcattaattactcaccatcatgttgtttcacacccattcttcagaatacaaattaagatatttttgatgaaaccaAGGGTTACCTTATTGCAACCTTATTGCAATTTTTGAGGTCCAAAAaggtagtaaaaaaaaaatcattaaaatagtcaaagagtttacagtggttcagccttaatattacgaagtgacaagaatacttgtgcgcaaaaacgaaacaaaaacaaagataacgactttatttaacaatctGAACAGTTGTCATATGCAGTTGAAGTAGAAagcacagtgcagcgcttccaggttctacgtcagaatggcGTCTCATTATCGGCCAGCTCCTGCATCATGCATCACACGCAcgcatcgtgctgctcacgtatACAGCTTTGGATTTAAACACCAAAGCCTGCACTGCATTCACTACATCAACTGCGTATGACaatacaacagttcaaattgttaaataaagccgttattttagatttgtttttgtgcacaaaatgtattcttgtcgtttcataacattaaggttgaaccactgtagtcacgctgactattttaaccatgtttttaactacctttctcgacctcaaaaggtgcaatgacattgctgcctatgtgtggttcagaaacctttggatttcatcaaaaataccttaatttgtgttccagagatgaacgaaagtcttacggttttaagatgacatgagggtgagtacttaatgacagaaatttcatgacattttacatttggttGCTTCTTGTAATTCCAATTTTATTAAAGACAGTACAACAAATACAACCATGATGTAccatttaattgtaaaataagtatttataCATTACAGTAGGAATAACCCTTTTTGTCTTTTAGCAAAAACAGAGAGCAAAATGAGGAATCttcaaaactcattttttaagCGAAAtctgttttttcttattttcattttttgggggaAATATTACTTGGAtatgttctgagaacattcacTCAAAAACATCAATGGCACTTACCTGACACAGCTGCACGAATGTTTTCCTTGCAGTTGTCCCAGTTTTCTTTCCCACACACACCTGTGCCGCTTTTACCAAGGCCAACCACAACCACACTAGGGAAGtcctttaaaagaaaaagactTGTGTAAGAATTGATTGATAAATTAATCTTAACATCACGCATCTAAAAAAGGCAGACAAGATCATAGAAGTCAATTCACACCTGATGTAAACCATAGAAAATCCGACTCTTGCCTTTCTTCAGAGGAGGTCCAGATCTACAGAGCAGAGAGGAGGAAAGGAGTGGACATGTAAAACAATGGATCTTGCAGAGACGCGAATGGGACGGTGCAGCAGGAATGAAAAAGTCAAATGAGTGACTTACATTGACAGCATTTCTGACAGTTTTCCTGAGAGCGACCTGTCAAATGCCGCTGCAGCATCCGTGAAATGTATCCCGTCATTGTCTGACTGTTTCTCATACACGCCTAGAACTAAACCCTGAGTAAACccattcacacacacaacaataaaaacaaaacaaattgcgTGTTAGTGACCTCCATAGACAAAGAGACATTTAACTCATAAGCCAAGTTATGAAACTTACTTTTCTTGTACTGGAAGTGATATTAGAGTGCGAAAACCGCCTACAATTGTGTCCTCGGATTGCAGTCAGCAAAACCCTTCTGAATGGTATCAACATGGTCTTTAATGGATAGAAACAGACTCAACTGTGATTCAGGAGAATATTCTTAGAAAGCTTTACACGTGACATTAGAAGGTTGAGAATCGCACATAGTCGCAGTTTCTGACGTCAACAAAAGACGACATTTTgttttccaaaataaaagtccaagTGGCCCTAAAGCGACTGCTTTGCCTTCTgtaatgatagatagatagatagatagatagatagacagacagacagacagacagacagacagatagacagacagacagacagacagacagacagacagacagacagatagatagatagatagatagatagatagatagatagacaaatagacaaatagacagatagatagatagacagacagacagacagacagacagacagatagacagacaaatagatagatagacagatacaTAGACAGAtacatagacagatagacaaatagacagacagacaaatatacagacagacagatagacagacagacagacagacagatagacagacagacagacagatagatacatagacagacagacagacacagacagacagacagacagacagacagacagatagatagatagatagatagatagatagacaaatagacagatagatagatagacagacagacagacagacagacagacagacagacagacagatagacagacagatagatagatagatagacaaatagatagatagacagatacaTAGACAGAtacatagacagatagacaaatagacagacagacaaatatacagacagacagatagacagacagacagacagatagatacatagacagacagatatatagatagatagatagacaaatagacagacagacagacagacagacagatagatagatagatagatagatagatagatgaaatCTGTTTAGTTCTaacttatatacattttaataataaattatcaaaccacacatttaaagtgttaaaagaaaaaaatgcaaaaacaatgaTTAGTCTTAtcaaacattacattttattccactttattgtacattttaaacacatagGCCATGAAATTGTAAATAATGCTGACAAAATGTATCAAAGGTaccactgaaataaaataatgtaaatataatgcAAACAGTGCATAAAGAATAAGCATACACCTGCACTAGTATTTACCTTTTGTAAAGACCCTGTATTGCGCTTATTCCTTGCACATTATTTTGCAAGGGAACTAAAGTTGCCCGTGTGCGCTCATGGCGTAGGCTACTGCGCATGACTTTGACTGTTCGTGTGAAGTAGGCCTGGCCTAAATGTTTTCATCCTGTTTGCAACCGATATCGCGCTCTTGCTGCCGCCCATCGAAGATAAAAGAATACGAGAAATCGAAACTGCGAATATATATAGCGTTACGAGCTCGAACTTAACTCGCATTTTGAAAGTGTGCGGATTTTGCGGTGATCAGGAGGAGCTTCCGTTACGCCTCGCGTGTCACTAGGCCCGCTGACCCACATTCGCGAGACCGCTCGAGGAAGTGCGCGCACGAAATTCAGCATTGCATTTCACATTATCGCACCGTGATTATTCATTGCAGCGCTGCATTGTGATCTCGGGACCGAAGGAGCTAAGATTTGACCAGGCACCTGTGTggatgtgtgagtgtgtttttcGGTAGGTACCAAATGTGCTTGAGTTGATAAAGGCGGTAGTTCCGTGATACATACGCTGCTCTGCAGGAAAAACCAGAGATGGTGTAATATTTTgttgaaaagtattaaaaagtagtaCTATATCTTGAAGTTTAGATGTCACTGTTTATGCCCTGACGTGCCATTTCAGTTTTTCAACATGCACGACTGGTTTCGTTTGGATGTTTTCTCTCAGCGTCAGTGTCCTTGTTATGAGGGTTTGACTGATGTAAATGAATGATTGGAATGCTTACAGGAACATCTGTTGTGGTTGCAATTTACATGTTATTTGGTTGAACTGGAATGATAAGCATAATGGTTGAGATGCCTTTCTAACTGCATACTTTGAAATGCATTTCATTAGAGGCATTTGAATTCTGTGATGAACTGTGTGACTGTTGAATAAGCAAGTGAAAATGTACTAATAATTTTTAACATATCTGTTCTAACTTGTAATTTTGTTGAGTAAGCGGTCATGTGGCCTCCAGTTCTATATGTCCATCAATTAACCTTTCACCTCTGACTGTAAAAAGAGTGACTGAACAGATTCACAGAAGAAACAGTAGGACTACACTGTTCATTTGTCATTCAGTTCTTTGCTGTTTTGTGTATCTGCAGACTTTCACATTGGCGGGTCCTTTTCTTCAATGCCTTCCCAATGCGTCACCCCAGACTGATTCATGAGACAGTGTTATCATGAGCTCCAGAGACAGGTAAAGCTGAAACAATATTCACATACATTACGTTTCAAAAGTTTGtactgagattttttttatactttgaaataagtctcttatgctcaccaaagctgtatTTATATGATCAACATTGCAGTAAAAttggtaatattgtgaaatattattacaaacccaaacttttgaacggtagtgtacatctTCAGAAATAATTCAGAGGCttgtaaaacagaaaatatggttggattttttatttgtataaattcACGCATGTGTGACATGTGTGATATGTGTGACATCCAGCTTATTAAAATGTAGTAACACTTATATTCACACTTGCATTTTCAGTGTCCCACGTTCTGCacttacatttaaaagaaaGTACAGTATGTTTGGCTTGGTTGTAATTGTAATTGatttacagaaaataaaatgGTTTTCTATCAGACAGagaataaatgtctttattttccCTGGTTTAGGGATGATAGCAGTGTTTTTGATGGGCTGTTGGAGGAAGATGAGAAAGATAAGGCAAAACGGTGAGTTTGGTAGTTCTTCTGTTTTTATACCTTTTTAAGAAATATTATCATAATAGAAATaggtataaaaaaataatacagatCAAATAGTTGTGTGTCATGCTGATGGAATGGGCCCTACTAGTTGAATACATTGAATTCAAAATAATAGAAAATACaccgttttgttgttgttgtttttttcatgcaAATTTGAaagttatatataaaattttgagGTGTTTTTCAAGATTAAAAAGAgtccttttttgtgtgtgaaataaTAGGTGAATTAAGTTATGcattatacaacattttatgcagttaaacatttttaaaggtgccatcgaacgtttttttacaagatgtaatataagtctaaggtgtcccctgaatgtgtctgtgaagtttcagctcaaaatactccatagatttttttttaattaatttttttaactgcctattttggggcatcattaactattcaccgatttaggctgcggcccctttaaatgctcacgctccctgcccacggagctcgcgcttgccttgaacagcataaacaaagttcacacatctaatataaccctcaaaatggatctttacaaagtgttcatcatgcagtctaatcgcataagtacagtgtttatttggatgtttacatttgattctgaatgagtttgatagtgctccgtggctaaagctaacattacacactgttggagaaatttataaagaatgaagttgtgtttatgatagggatgtccagatccgatcacatgatcggaaatcgggcccgatcacgtggtttcagactcgatcggaatcggacgttacctcccgatcaggactcggatatatatgtattaggggtgcaacggttctctgtaaaaaaaatcgaaacgtacggttctccacttacggttcggtacgcacttgcaccgcggtccatctcgaatgacgacgcatctattggttaatatggtttgtttaaaatagcaacgtggaaaacagacagagttcagataatgtatgtttcagtcgatggatgcacaaaacgttacaacaacgataatcagaaagcgtggacaaaacagtaactctttgtaaactgttaactgcgagtgccgtatgctctaatgtccagtcatttacgccgtcatcacacGGGTGTTGatacaggtgagacctgaacagcacacgttgctatctgtgtttaaactaactcatttaagccttgctgatttaaaccttcaagaacaagacgcgaaagagaactctcacgcgctgtgagaagatttgtgtgcgcttatccaaagcgcgcacacgcttatttcagtcagcgcgcaaatactgacttctctttcaagtcttgcgcttcagcagacaaattcatacaaaaattatgtcaacatgcccgtcttggcgagtatcctagcaaacatagtcggttatgtcttaaatgaacgtatattagtcgagaaagacatcacatgtgtaacagtattggatcgtgcatgtcttaaagggaaaaaaactattcctactgcctgtttttaatgttaaatcaaacaacaaataacaaagaaatcactcactgctcttgactgaatagtttttgtaacttcagtaatgattaatcattatttattttatacagtaaagataatatgcagtgatattttatatttgatttctaTTTgattactgttagatacctgaaaaacctgaaaagcactgtttctggatctgttttttcgctcttctttattctttttttatgtattatagaagtatcggatcgggactcggtatcggtagatactcaaaatcaaaagaCTCGGACTCgaactcgagggcaaaaaaacatgatcgggacatccctagtttatgaattatacagactgcaagtgtttaaaaattaaaatagcgacggctcttgtctccgtgaatacagtaataaacgatggtaactttaaccacatttaacagtacattagcaacatgctaacgaaacatttagaaagacaattcacaaatatcactaaaaatatcatgatatcatggatcatgtcaattattattgctccatctgccatttttcgctattgtccttgcttgcttacctagtctgatgattcagctgtgcacagatccagatgttaatactggctgcccttgtgtaatgccttgaacatgagctggcatatgcaaatattgggggcgtacatattaatgatcccgactgttacgtaacagtcggtgttatgttgagattcgcctgttctttggaggtcttttaaacaaatgagatttacataagaatgaggaaacaatggagtttgagactcactgtatgtcatttccatgtactgaactcttgtaattcaactatgccgaggaaaattcaatatttaattctagggcacctttaaagcatatGCAGTTAataaatagtttaaatttaatagttttaattttagctgccatttattaatataaacaaatattgcAAATACACATTCAAgtagtttactgtaaaaaaataaaataaaaaatacagcaaattgtaaaaaatatacagttatttactgtaatcAAAGAATACAGggaaattctgtaaattaaattacagtaatgcTACTGaactgtaaaaattacagtaatcagctggcaaccctgctgccagtattttactgtaaaatttttAACAGTGAGCATTTGTATGTTGCACATTTTCATGTGTTCTTACATCGCAAAGTATTTCATGCAGACACTACTGAAGCCTGAGTATTTTTGTAAGTTTAACTGTTTTTATCTTAACATCTTAATGTGGTGCTTTATGGTGTTCACTTATTTCATAAACCATAAAAAGAAAATGGAAAATGGCATAACAGCAAGTGATTCAGACTGGAATGAGCCTGAATGCATCATAAAACATGCTAACTTGATTAAAAACTCAATTTTTCCGGGTTGCACTTGCACTCTGCATGACACTGGTTAGGTCTTGCATGCACACATTATAAAAAGAAACAATAGCA from Megalobrama amblycephala isolate DHTTF-2021 linkage group LG7, ASM1881202v1, whole genome shotgun sequence harbors:
- the lap3 gene encoding cytosol aminopeptidase isoform X1; translated protein: MLIPFRRVLLTAIRGHNCRRFSHSNITSSTRKGLVLGVYEKQSDNDGIHFTDAAAAFDRSLSGKLSEMLSISGPPLKKGKSRIFYGLHQDFPSVVVVGLGKSGTGVCGKENWDNCKENIRAAVSAGCRQLQDLEVAHVEVDTCGDGQSAAEGAVLGLFEYDELKTKKKVRVTTQPHGSSVDSAWKKGILYGDGQNLARQLMEAPANHITPTVFANTIEQKLSPFAHRVTVHKRPQSWIESEQMGAFLSVSKGSEEPPIFLELHYKGSLDSAQPPLVLVGKGITFDSGGISLKPSSGMDAMRADMGGAATVCSAIVTAAALNLTINIIGLAPLCENMPSGKANKPGDVVCAKNGKSIQVDNTDAEGRLILADALCYAHSFKPKAIINAATLTGAMDVALGSAATGVFTNSDWLWERLHKASIVTGDRVWRMPLFQHYTKQITDSALADLNNVGKYSRSGGACTAAAFLREFVTADHWAHLDIAGVMTNKDEVPYLRKGMSGRPTRTLVEFAAGLASEP
- the lap3 gene encoding cytosol aminopeptidase isoform X2 gives rise to the protein MLIPFRRVLLTAIRGHNCRRFSHSNITSSTRKGLVLGVYEKQSDNDGIHFTDAAAAFDRSLSGKLSEMLSISGPPLKKGKSRIFYGLHQDFPSVVVVGLGKSGTGVCGKENWDNCKENIRAAVSAGCRQLQDLEVAHVEVDTCGDGQSAAEGAVLGLFEYDELKTKKKVRVTTQPHGSVDSAWKKGILYGDGQNLARQLMEAPANHITPTVFANTIEQKLSPFAHRVTVHKRPQSWIESEQMGAFLSVSKGSEEPPIFLELHYKGSLDSAQPPLVLVGKGITFDSGGISLKPSSGMDAMRADMGGAATVCSAIVTAAALNLTINIIGLAPLCENMPSGKANKPGDVVCAKNGKSIQVDNTDAEGRLILADALCYAHSFKPKAIINAATLTGAMDVALGSAATGVFTNSDWLWERLHKASIVTGDRVWRMPLFQHYTKQITDSALADLNNVGKYSRSGGACTAAAFLREFVTADHWAHLDIAGVMTNKDEVPYLRKGMSGRPTRTLVEFAAGLASEP